The Salmo salar chromosome ssa04, Ssal_v3.1, whole genome shotgun sequence genomic sequence caaaagtttagtatttggtcccatattcctcaCACAATGGCTACATTAAGCTACTACAATCTTGGATGCATTTGCGGTTTTGCCCAATAGGAACTGAATGGTGAATTCAGGGACCGGGACCGAAttgtgccattttggagtcacttttatttttattgtaagACTAGATCTTTCTGAATACTTCGACATTCATGTGcataccatgattatggataatcataaatgaatcatgaataatgagtgAGGTTACAAAGAttaaaaaatgctaacctcccgttatggtaatggtgagaggttagcatatttgttgtagcctctgatcagcatttcacttattattcatgatttttcttaattaTGGCATTATCAGGATTAATTTAGAAATGTTCAGAAACATTATCTGTATACCTAGAAAGAAAATTACACCAGTCAGTTATTGGGCAAAACATAAGCcacaacacaaccaaaacaaactgcacaacactgacaaaaatgtacttactatgtcTGAGATACGTGGTTGTCCCATcaaaagatgaatgcactaagtcgctccggataagtgtctgctaaatgactagaatgtAAAAATGGGCCCAAATACTCAACTTTTGAATACACTAAGTGAATCTGTCAAAATACTTTGACTTCAAattaatttctaaacggtaagaCAGCTATGAAAACACCCTCAAaacaaaaggtgacattctgtactgtcacctgatcagaaaaaaaaatattctcaaaaccaaaatgctggagtatagagccacattttaGGAAACTGTATAAGCACACAAGCTACCTTTTCCATCACTAAACACATTAAGTGTGGATGACAATATACAATAGCAGTTTTTTGGAACTGTAGATTGTTACCACCACCTCCTTTTCAAAAAAGGCTCTTTAAGTACTGTTGGATACTCAGGAAATATGAATCCGCTTGGGAACAGCTGTTAAACAATTGATCATCAAATTCACTTTACTAATCTTCTCAAGCATACCACTGCACCATCTCGACAGACTACGCCTTGGTGGAAATACTTGGTTGTGTATTCGTATGGAACCTGCAGATAATATTAATGGCTGCCAATAAATCATTTTCCTCTGATACAGCCACAATTAAAGCCGTGACTTGCAGCAACAGAATAAAAAGAGACCATAAACAGACACTTAAACAGTTTCAGTCTGGGATTGTATAAACCTCCCTTTCTTCAAGACCATGTTTCCATACACACCAGCaacattttttattcattacagagggacagagagtagatgAACACTGCAGACCAGGCATGGCACTGTTGCTTTGTGTGATGGTTGTCAGCCCATGTTTTTACGGTTCCCATAGCCTCTCCGATGCGTATCCTTCCAGTTGTCCCAGTCTCTAGCTTTCTGCAAGGCCTCCTCATCATCATTTTCAACCcgcttctctttctcttcttgttCTCGCTCTTCTGCATCAAAGTCCTCTGAAAGGGAGACAAATTGCATTTGGTGAATGAGACAGGGTGGATATAAAACATGGTTGATGAACATTTGAGTTTTCCTGAAAACAATTGATGTACAGTTAACTGTAAATAGAACACTATTATAAACATCTCTGTTAACCCTACCAGCGCTGCGTGGGATCCCCTGGTCTGGCAAGGCATTTTTCTTCCTGTGCTGttcataccagtcatccactgACATAGTAGGTAGGCTGGGATAGCCTGCCCCAAACACCCTGAGATGAAAAATTACACATTAAAAAGGGATATTTTCTTTTTTAGCATGTTAGACCTAATTTTCCACTTACTTTTAAAGTTGAAGCATCATCCAGACAGTTGTTTTGGTTAAAGTTCCATTCCTGAGATTTCTTTGGCTGGCTTAGTTGCATGCATGAGCCATATAGTGGCAGTGGTCGGACACACACAGCAAAAAtagaaacgtccccttttcaggaccctgtctttcaaagatatttcgtaaaaatccaaataacttcacagaccttcatagtaaagggtttaaacactgtttccccatgcttgttcaataaacaattaatgaacatgcatgtgtggaacggtcgttaagacactaacagcttacagacggtaggcaattaaggtcacagttatgaaaacctaggacactaaagaggcctttctactgactctgaaaaacaccaaaagaaagatgcccagggtccctgctcatctgcgtgaacgtgccttaggcatgttgcaaggaggcatgaggactgcagatgtagccagggaaataaattgcaatgtccgtactgtgagacgcctaagacagcgctacagggagacaggagggacagctgattgtcctcgcaatggcagaccacatgtaacaacacctgcacaggatcggtatatccgaacatcacacctgcgggacaggtacaggatggcaacaacaactgctcgagttacaccaggaatgcacaatccctccatcagtgctcagactgtccacaataggctggactgagggcttgtaggcctgttgtaaggcagatcctcaccagacatcaccggcaacaacgtcgcctatgggcacaatcgctggaccagacaggactggcaaaaagtgctcttcactgacgagtcgcggttttgtctcaccaggggtgatggtcggattcgcgtttatcatcgaaggaatgagcgttacccTGAGGCCTATACTCCagtgcgggatcgatttggaggtggagggttcgtcattgtgtggggcagtgtgtcacagcatcatcggactgagcttgttgtcattgaaggcaatctcaacgctgtgcgttacagggaagacatcctcctccctcatgtggtacccttcctgcaggcgcatcctgacatgaccctccagcatgacaatgccaccagccatactgctcgttctgtgcgtgatttcctacaagacaggaatgtcagtgttctgccatggccagcgaagagcccggatctcaatcccattgagcacgtctgggacctgttggatcggagggtgagggctagggccattccccccagaaatgtccgggaacttgcaggtgccatgGAGGAAGAGTGgggttaacatctcacagcaagaacgggcaaatctggtgcagtccatgaggaggagatgcactgcagttcttaatgcagctggtggccacaccagatactgactgttacttttgatttggatcattattacatttctgttagtcacatgtctgtggaactagTTCAGTTTgtctctcagttgttgaatcttgttatgttcataaaaatatttacacatgttaagtttgctgaaaataaacgcagttgacagtttctttttttgctgagtttatatgtatatagacacacacacacacacacacacacgtgtgtgtatgtgtatatatacacacatacataaccgttcaaaagtttggggtcacttagaaatgattgtttttgaaagaaaagcatatttttttgtccattaaaataacaaattgatcagaaatacagtgtagacattgttaatgttgtaaatgactattgtagctggaaatggctgattttgtatggaatatctacataggcgtacagaggcccattatcagaaaccatcactcctgtgttccaatgggacgttgtgttagctaatccaagtttatccttttaaaaggataattaatcattagaaaacccttttgcaattatgttagcacagctgaaaactgtcatgctgattaaagaagcaataaaactttagactagttgagtatctggagcatcagcgtttgtgggttcgattacaggctcaaaatggccagaaacaaagacctttcttctgaaactcatcagtctattcttgttctgagaaatgacggctattccatgcgagaaattgccaagaaactgaagatctcgtacaacgctgtgtactactcccttcacagaacagcgcaaactgtctctaaccagaatagaaagaggagtagaagaccctggtgcacaactgagcaagaggacaagtacattaaattgtctagtttgagaaacaaacgcCTCACACGTCCTtaactggtagcttcattaaatagccagtctgagatatggagtTTTgactactacatgattccatatgtgttatttcatagttttgttgtcttcactattattctacaatgtagaaaacagtacaaataaagaaaaacccttgaatgagtaggtgtgtccaaacttttgactggtactgtatgtatgcatgcatgcatgcacacacacataaaattaAATCCCTTTAATTATACATTAATCAACTATTTACTTCATGTGATATTTTAAGCAAGTAGCTATGTACTGTTGACAAGGGAGTTTGGACAGAGTACTTATTTTGTGAGCAGGAAAACAGCAATTAGCAGAAGGAGAAAATAAATGATAAGTTTGAGCAGGTGCCTACCGGGCCTGAACAGCATCTTTGGTGAGAATGAAGGGTTTCATGGGAGGCCTTTTAGAGTGTAATGGCTCTGCCGAACTCTGCACATGGAAAAGATACAGCGTATAAGAAAACCATACTCTTTCAAATGAGACATTGGTGAATGAATGGCATTAGTTACATCTTCAAATCCAGGTACCTGTTTTAGAACATCCATCCTGGTCAAAATCTCCATTTCCTGGTCAATGCTCTCTATCTCCTCCAGGGATACAGCAATCCATTTCCTCACATTGAGGAGGTAAAAGTTTCGGACTATCTCGTCGTCTGCCTGCCCACTGTCCACGGCTGCCTTGATCTCTGATAGCTTGGCCTCTGTGTCCTTCCTCTGTTTGTATCTGCAGAGTATAATACATAAGTTATCAGAACAATTTGGGTGCAGATTAATTGCAATTACGAAATGAATAAGACAGATCTTTAATTTGTTAAATAGGTGAGGGACATAACATATTTTAAGAGGTGCGTGACAGGTACTAGACCTTCAAGCATAGGTAGGTTGGCTTAAATTTGACTTGTGCAGTGCTCAATCAAAACAATGATTATTCTGATTGTTAAAATTGTAATTAAAATGCAGATGTTTAATATACCTTTCTATCTTTGCCGCTCTAACTGTTGCCATCGCAATTAAGTCTGGAGGTTTGGGGGGCCCATTTGCAGATTCTTCTTCTGGTATGTCAGCAGAGTTTTCAATGGTTTTGGGTAGTTCAAACTTTGATATGTTATACTCCTTACATCTTTTCAAGAAGTCCAAAAAGTAACATCTAGCTATCTGAACGTGGTCTAGTCGTTTTGCCAGGTTCACTTGCTTCATAGTTAGAGCCCCCAGGAAGGCAGGCAACATCAGATACTTCAGATCTGTGGTTGCTACCTCCTCCAAATCCTCATTTCGgctgaaaaacaaacaaacaagattAACTTAACTTCTAACTATACATTAGAACTAGCTTATGATGTGGAGAAACATTGCGAACTGTTGAGCCTTCTACTGACGTTCCACCTTCTCATTCAGGAAACTAATTTGTACGGACACTTTCCTGATACACACATTTGAAAGCACTGGACATGCATCATCCCCTTCATTGCATGGCCTTACATTAGCTTAGGCTAGCTTGCTACTGGAGCTAGGTTGTTAGCTTATTTACGACAGCCTAGTaaagtaactagctagctaaactgtCAAACAACTTCACGGTGGAATCTGTTTGTTATCTAGCCGTCTTTACAATTTGATACCTGTGAATCTGGCTAGTCGTCATTGCTAGAGAAGCAGTCTGTGTAGTTTGGTAGCTGCTACCTAACGTTAGGTAGCGCTAACGACGTCAGTAACGTCACCTGAACAAGTCGAGTTGGGCCACCATTCGCGTTGCCACTTCAAGTTGCGTTATCCCACGCTTGATTTTAACCTGGATATGAGTGGCTGCGATGGGATCATTTGTGGTGTCCACTTCCTCATATAGTTTCCATCCTCTATCTAATAAATCAGATAGTTTAAGCGGTTCTTCTGACTGCATTAATGACATGCTAGTGCTTTCTGCGtctgccatttttttttttacaacgttTTCGATGTAATGACTACTATCGGCTTCCGTATTCATTCTACGCTCGCTTTATTTATGAGCGTAGAAGTTTACTGTGTTTTCAATGGCTATTTTGACAAATGTCCTCCTGATACCCAGCAATGCATGTGTGTCCTCTAATGGACATAATTCGTTTTTGGTCCGTATTTCTAAGGCCACAcgtgcagtggcgattttagcatgtagcaacgccactacacaacacataatacatgaattgcactataatggtgacaaacggtgcccacataCTGTTAGGACCTAAAttaagctgtcccaacagcagagctttcttttcagcaccatggagtgaatccaggctatcagcggagccttaattgtctggcagcgaaaaagttaattcagcctcatttactgcctttaaaaaaaaaaaaaacatagctgacttGCTTGAACAAATGTTGTTCTTACTGACGATTGAGATGtagaaactatggcataagggaatgatgagcggctaagaggcaatccataatttcgattaagacattaatgagtgagctaagacagacgtagtcaatataactatttcttcagcactttttaaaaatgtacagagacagaattcaaaacatgggccattcttacagtattctccctgtacaccaagtcagaaccgtaggataaataaaggtggcCTATAAttagacaatgaaagctcttacaatatttgataatgacatttctctaaagcaggctatagactacacgtgcaccaccaagtcagaacagtaggctaagttatgaggaggaaagggaccaaatgatttgggtgaggcacatgggctactaacagcttactacacaatatacacttagtataactttcttagctacagtatacatgtctccctggcatattacataatttatgcagcagcatacaagacatttttggactcactgtTGTGctttgctcacttgaacaggaaggtagcTCGGTGGTCCTtctcgtgggcaaattttgtcattaaactttgtcatcaaagtctggtattctctggatttatggtactTTCAAGACAACTGATAACTTGGGGAAAAAAGaagggaccttaaatagacaggtgtgtgctttcccAAATCATGTTTAATCAATGTAATTTAccaaggtggactccaatcaagttgtagaaacatttcaaagatgatcaatggaaaccggatgTCCCTGAGCACAATTTCgaggctcatagcaaagggtctgaatacttatgtaaaaaaggtatttctgttttatatatatatatatatatatatatatatatatatatacatttgcaaaaatgtctaaaaacctgtttttgctttgtcattatgggttatggtgtgtagatttatgaagaaatgtttttatttaatacattttagaataaggctgtaacgtaacaaaatgtggaaaaagtcaagtggtctgaatactttccgaaagcactatGCTGTATAAAAATTATGAGACAGTGAATGAATGTATTGATCAT encodes the following:
- the LOC100286725 gene encoding immunoglobulin-binding protein 1 isoform X1, producing MTTSQIHSRNEDLEEVATTDLKYLMLPAFLGALTMKQVNLAKRLDHVQIARCYFLDFLKRCKEYNISKFELPKTIENSADIPEEESANGPPKPPDLIAMATVRAAKIERYKQRKDTEAKLSEIKAAVDSGQADDEIVRNFYLLNVRKWIAVSLEEIESIDQEMEILTRMDVLKQSSAEPLHSKRPPMKPFILTKDAVQARVFGAGYPSLPTMSVDDWYEQHRKKNALPDQGIPRSAEDFDAEEREQEEKEKRVENDDEEALQKARDWDNWKDTHRRGYGNRKNMG
- the LOC100286725 gene encoding immunoglobulin-binding protein 1 (The RefSeq protein has 1 substitution compared to this genomic sequence), producing the protein MADAESTSMSLMQSEEPLKLSDLLDRGWKLYEEVDTTNDPIAATHIQVKIKRGITQLEVATRMVAQLDLFSRNEDLEEVATTDLKYLMLPAFLGALTMKQVNLAKRLDHVQIARCYFLDFLKRCKEYNISKFELPKTIENSADIPEEESANGPPKPPDLIAMATVRAAKIERYKQRKDTEAKLSEIKAAVDSGQADDEIVRNFYLLNVRKWIAVSLEEIESIDQEMEILTRMDVLKQSSAEPLHSKRPPMKPFIPTKDAVQARVFGAGYPSLPTMSVDDWYEQHRKKNALPDQGIPRSAEDFDAEEREQEEKEKRVENDDEEALQKARDWDNWKDTHRRGYGNRKNMG